In Cheilinus undulatus linkage group 14, ASM1832078v1, whole genome shotgun sequence, the genomic stretch TGATTGGGGTTGTACAAAAGGCAGGTCGTTGAATGCAGTCCAAGTTTGGTACACAAAAAGGCAGAACAAACCAGAGGCCTGTATGGCGAAGCTGGATTTTCTCTTATCGAGATAACTTAAGGATTAACCCTGGATTTTCTGTACGACAACACTGTTTCACTTCTTACTGGGATAAATCATCACGGTAGCATATGCTGAACGGCAaacctgctccggagcaggttaTGTTCTGGACGAGATCAGCGAGTATAAAAGCACCgcctcctgaccaatcagttctCTTGGAGAATGGCCTGCCCATTCTTAGAAGATCCTGTAGAAGTTGGTGCACGGATCGTGAGAAGAGTCCTTAGGAGAGAAAGAATATTTAGGGATAGACGATTCTGGCGATTTCATCCATACAACAGAGACAGTGTGGAGAAATAAAGCCTTGTCGCTCGGTActttgatgtatgtttttatatttgatcttcACTTGTTCCCAAATCCTTTTTGCTCCACTAAGGTTGCATCTGAAATAATGGGGTTAATAATAAAGGTCACACATGGCATAACTGCAGAAACATAGATTAATGGAACGCACAACTACTCGTGCCGTCACCGTGAGGAATtaatattacaacacaaaattcGCTGAGGAAGCTCTGCCCCAAACATCTATGCCTTAATAAAGTGAAAATGGTTGATCAGGGTGCTGTCCGTTTATACTGTCCGATGAATTAATATTATATAATCTGACGAATTTATGCATTAACAGAGTCTGCAATTTTCTGCCAGCATTCCTTCCTGGATTTTGCTGCGGTGACAGTGTTACTTCTGGCCTGGATGATTGCTTTAAATTCCTCATATTTTTTAAGAATGATTGTCTGTTCCTCCATTAAGAAATAAGCTGCTCTACAAGGTTTCTCCATGTTTGCGATTGGTCAGACGCTGCATACACCACCCCTTTAATGTGAGCGCACACTGATCCAGATTGGAAAACCCTGGGTGCAGTTACCGAGTTGATAACCAGCTTCATCATACAGCTGATCTGGATTGCGAATGTCCCGAGCATGTTAATCCAGCTTCGTCATACAGGCCTCTggtgaacaaaaacagaagcagGTCTAACACTGGGAATCAATTACTAGAAATAAGGCTAGAACAAGGTCACATGGGGGTGAACACTACAAACTGGTGATATGAGGATGGGATTAAATACACAGACAACCAGGGCTTATGAGACACAGGTGTAGGTAATCAGGGGAGGAGCAGACACACAAGGCGGGAAATATGAGGATCGGAATCTGGGAGACAGAGACAAGGGTAAGTAACTTCAAAATATAACAGGAAATTActaaaaacacaaggaaaacaTGATCACATAACTTGGGTAACTTGCCAATGGTGTCACCATAGGCTTATGATTCTGGGATTTTGTCAAATGATAATGATTAAGACTAATGCGTACTCCCTCTAAGTAAGGATCTGgagggggcttagcttttcttcaatggggggaggtggggggggggggggggggcatagggaaaaaggttgggaaccattaTGCTAGGCTTTGGGTGCTTAGGATCTTCTTTTATCCAAAAACTGTAGTTGACAACAGGTGGTGTCCTGTGATGCTCTATTACTCCACCTAAAGGCTATTTAAGAACAACTGCTAATACTGCaaagaagagaggagacatAAGAGGAGATGAAAAGTATGACCACTGAATCAACTGAGGCAGGGGATTGCTcttctgatattttcagatggCCACTAGGAGATTTGTAGATATTATGCCAATAGCTAACTTTGAAATAGGCAGCAAAATTTGAACATCTTACCATTTAGTGATCAAGTTTATTTTTGAAATCAGGGCTTCTGCTCCCTCTTCTGATACTCATTCAGCTGGTTCAAACCCCATTAATGACTGCTTACCGCAGAGTGTAACATGAATGGTTGTTGTGAAGATGACCCGGGCAGCTCAATCAACCAAGATCTGATCTGAGGAGTTTCTGTTATCTtgagaaaaggtaaaaactacGACGATATTTCTTTTTACCAGGGACTGTCCAAAATGGTTTTCTATATGGTTACTCATATAAGGCATGGTATCATATTAAGTGCTGATGCACATGCAGTTTGGAAAATTCCGATAAACTCTTAAGACACGCTTCCCCTAAATTGTTCCTGACTTGCCTGTTCACATGTAACACTCAGTGGGAGATTCTCTGGTGGTGAGAGAGTCGAGGGCATCTCAGGAGGAAATGAGGTAAAAAGACTAACATGGAAATGAAATGGTCCATAGATGAAACAAAGAAGTCTAAGGCTATGGTGAAAAGTTTTATATCGACCCTTGGTGTGATTAGACGTCATCACGAAATCAACAAATGAATGCTGAAGAACATGGCAAGCAGAAAAGGCTCTGGTTGTACTGAAATATGTGTGCATATTAAAAAGACTCACcttggatatttttaatgcatttttattattccAAGTATTGAGTTAACACAGACAAACCCAAACTGACAAGCCCAGAAACTCTATGGAGATGCAAACAGAATATAGTCTGACATCAGtgaaaagcaaacagaaaatTAGTTTTGCATGTCAATTTCAGTGGAGCTCATTTCTTCTGAGTTGATTTTTTCACTATTATCATGATTCATTTTAAGCCAGGAGGTTTGGCTGGTTATAATCACACTATGTTGATTTGAGGAGAGAAGCTGTTTAACCTTAAGTTTCATCATCAACCACAAATCATCCACAGCTCTTTATGATCAATGTGAGAAACACTTTCCTGAACTATTACTGCAGGGAGATGAGATATTTTCCCTTGAAACAACATTTTTGGTTAGACAAGGACAAAAATGAACTCTAAACGTCTCACAGTCATCTATTTTCACAACCTGACATTTCTGGTGGTTTTATTGTCATCATACTTTGTTAGAAGCTGGACATGTTTTCAACTTCCTGGGTTGTGGAGCTCTTACACCAACAGCTGCTTTTATATTCACTTTTAAAGCACCCACCACAGATGTTTCTAGAAGCAAATGCATACAGGAGAGGATTCAAGCAGCTATTCACAAAAGTCAGTGCTCCAACATTGTTCCAGTTGTCTGCACAAAACTTCATCAGGCGCTCACTTTGAAACACAGAAGCTGCCAGATCAATAACATTAATGATCAAATAAGGCACCCAGAAGACAAGAAAGGTGACGATGATGCTTGTGATCAGCCGGTTTGTCTGTGGGTTGTTGAAGAAAGTTGCCTGTTCAACTTTTCTGCAGATCTGGATGTATGATAACACCACAGCAGAAACTGAGGTTAACTCCAGCAGAGATTCTGTCAGCAGAACGACCACCTTCTGGGTTTGGGAGGAGTAGAGAGGTAGGCACTTTGTTGAAATTTCATCAGTGATTGTTTGTCGAACTACAAGAGCAGGGATGGACAGGATCATTGCAGCCAGCCACAGCAGAGTCAGCAGCCTCCTTCTTCCTCCAGTTTTGAGCAACTTCTTCTTGTGCACCACCTGAAGATATCGCTGGACACTGAGCGTCAGCACTGTCAGGAGGCTGCAGTAAACGCTGCAGGTCATGACATACATGAGGAGCTTACAGGCCAGTAGGCCGAGGGTCCAGCTGttcagtaaaatgtaaatccagAGAGGCAATGGAAGCAGGCAGAGCAGGTCTGATACGGCTAGATTCAACATCAAGCTCAGGCTCAGACTGGACATGTGCTGCCGGTTTGGTTTGAGGACCATCACAGCGATGTTTCCAGGAActccaaacaggaagcagaGAGACAAAACCACAGCAGGGAGCAGACGGCTGGAAGCATGAGGTGGATGTTCAGGAAAGGAGGAGTTCAATGTGGCTACAGTGAAGTTCAGCGGATCCATGCTGCAAACATCCCAGCAGACGAGCTGAATGATATGAGCTGTGTTGGTGATGCACAGGGTTTTTATCATGAACATATTTGAGACTACCGAGAAATTGTGGCATATGACCTCAGAGAGGTGAGAATTCATCAAACATCCTTTCTTGTGAATACAGGTCTTTCCTTTGTAGGGTGCTGCAGAAACTTCACAAAGGATTAGTTCATCACTAATGACCTCAAAAAGTTTTAGTTTCACATTCAACAAGTTTGCTTACAATTCATCAGAATACAAAAATTTACaagtgaaatgttttaatcagtacattttaaattttgttatattttgactat encodes the following:
- the LOC121521142 gene encoding leukotriene B4 receptor 1-like; amino-acid sequence: MDPLNFTVATLNSSFPEHPPHASSRLLPAVVLSLCFLFGVPGNIAVMVLKPNRQHMSSLSLSLMLNLAVSDLLCLLPLPLWIYILLNSWTLGLLACKLLMYVMTCSVYCSLLTVLTLSVQRYLQVVHKKKLLKTGGRRRLLTLLWLAAMILSIPALVVRQTITDEISTKCLPLYSSQTQKVVVLLTESLLELTSVSAVVLSYIQICRKVEQATFFNNPQTNRLITSIIVTFLVFWVPYLIINVIDLAASVFQSERLMKFCADNWNNVGALTFVNSCLNPLLYAFASRNICGGCFKSEYKSSCWCKSSTTQEVENMSSF